The genomic region TGAGGAGAAGAAATAGGCTGACAGTAGAACAGACAAGCCTCCCTGAGACAGGGTAATGTTTTTTATCTCTGTATAAAGGAATAAATAGATTAAGTGTGTCCCCATAGTGGGGAAAATACATATCCCCGAGTCCCAAAGACGTGGAAGAAGAGGACAACTCCTACAAGGGATAGGGATAATGGGCACAAGACCGTGCCCGTGGTCTACCACTGGACGAATGGAGCGAGGTGGAGGAACCCCTCCACTAGCAATGAAGTGATGAAAATGAAGATGGTAAACCGCAAACTAATGAATCACCCTGAGGGAACCCTCACTCTTTAGGGTGAGGAGGGAGGTCAGTCAAGTCTTTTGCATCAACGAGAAGAATACTCCCTGGTTTGCGTAATAGTTCCTCTCGACGAACCCTGCCTTCAGAAAGCTCTTCCTGAGGTTTCTTACGATTTCTAAGTCCACGAGTATTAGGAAGGAGTTTTTGCCCAATACCCTAAAGATTTCCATGGCAAGTTCATCCCTTCTACTCTTTACCACATTGTAGAAGTAAAGCGGAGCGTATACCAGGTCAAATTGGTCGTCCCTAAAGGGCAGAGGAAAGAGGTTCTGAACTAGGTTGGTGTCAACGTCCCTAAGATAGCCCCTGATCTCAGTCACCGAAATCTCATCGTTCCATAGGTCAAGAGACGTGATCTCGAGATGAGGGAACCTCTTCTTGAGGACGAGACTGAAAAGACAGTTCCCGCAACCCACATCCAAGACTTTCCTGGGACTCAGGCCCTCCACAAACCTTGCGAGAATCTTGGCGTAAAACATCTCCTCATCTATGGTAACACCCATCCTCCTATACGGCTTGAACTCCCAGGAATTAATGCTGTCAAACAGCGACGACACTTAGCTACTCTGTTCCCTCGAATATAAGGATGGACCCTAATCCTTAAGGTCTAGGAACCATCCTTCTCCAGGCTCTTCAGGTACTCCCCCACGACCTTTTGTAACGCCCTTCTAAGAAGCTCCTCAGCAGACGAGGGCTTTATTCCCATGACCTTTGCCAGATCAGTGAGGGAGGACTTCCTCTCCACGTTAAAGAATCCCTTCTTGTAGGCCAACATGAGGGCCTGTAACTGTCTTGGGGTAAGTCCGGTATCATTTTCTGTTGCCTCCCTCGACTTCATAACCCTGGGTTTCATGTTCAGCTTATTGAGCTCTGACAGCAACTCTTTCAGATACCCCATGGAGGGCACTAGTAACCTATACACTATCTCATCCTTACTTAGGGGCCAGGCGTTCAGTATCATGGCGTCTGATCCCGTAAAGAACCTGCATGCTGAACAGCTTGGTGCCCTAGCCCATATCCTCGAATCTCCCAGGTTAATTACCCTGACTCCCTTGTCTCTTAACTCCTTCTTAAGCTCTGGAGTAACGTCTGTCTTTATGAGATGGTCCGTAAACCCGGTTCTTGGTGATACCTTCTCTATCACGGTATGGGTCTCACCCATTACCTGCATTACCCTGCAATCGCTCCTCCTAACGTATAGCTCAACTTCTAGTGGTCCTTTCACCCTTAACAATAAGGGTCTCATCCTTATCAACCTTTCTCATCTGCGGAATTACTTGCCTAAAGGTGAGCACGTAAAATGATAGTATCCCTATCCCCTGTAGGAGTGCGGAGAGGAGGAGTAGGGGCGAGCTTATGCCTAGATCGAAGGCAACTCTCATC from Metallosphaera sedula DSM 5348 harbors:
- a CDS encoding class I SAM-dependent methyltransferase translates to MSSLFDSINSWEFKPYRRMGVTIDEEMFYAKILARFVEGLSPRKVLDVGCGNCLFSLVLKKRFPHLEITSLDLWNDEISVTEIRGYLRDVDTNLVQNLFPLPFRDDQFDLVYAPLYFYNVVKSRRDELAMEIFRVLGKNSFLILVDLEIVRNLRKSFLKAGFVERNYYANQGVFFSLMQKT
- a CDS encoding helix-turn-helix domain-containing protein, whose protein sequence is MKGPLEVELYVRRSDCRVMQVMGETHTVIEKVSPRTGFTDHLIKTDVTPELKKELRDKGVRVINLGDSRIWARAPSCSACRFFTGSDAMILNAWPLSKDEIVYRLLVPSMGYLKELLSELNKLNMKPRVMKSREATENDTGLTPRQLQALMLAYKKGFFNVERKSSLTDLAKVMGIKPSSAEELLRRALQKVVGEYLKSLEKDGS